In Natronococcus occultus SP4, the following proteins share a genomic window:
- a CDS encoding DHH family phosphoesterase, which yields MRRRGADGDGFGDAVLALDPVAEAVRSLDPLAVSLLVLAVCGVAVAGWWLFRWVRRPPGVRLRNLLESYDEVAVLLHPNPDPDAMACAMGIAEIASSVGTDPTLQFPGEIRHQENRAFRTVLELDLERVEAASELAADAVVLVDHNTPRGFTGAQLVEPVAVVDHHPGNGTGTEFTDVRTDYGAASTIVAEYFEELDVLAGETEREAGPALSPALATGLLYGIQSDTNRLTRGCSWAEFDACGYLYDGIDEDVLDRIANPQVSDDVLKTKARAITERRVEGSFAVCDVGAVDNVDAISQAADELLQLEGVTAVAVYGEYDGTIHVSGRSRDDRVHMGETLRHAVSDVPMANAGGHARMGGGQIPVDHLQAIETEDGSGREGFDERLFAAMAGKWR from the coding sequence ATGCGACGCCGAGGCGCCGACGGCGACGGGTTCGGGGACGCCGTCCTCGCGCTCGACCCCGTCGCGGAGGCGGTTCGATCGCTCGATCCGCTCGCGGTCTCGCTACTCGTCCTTGCGGTCTGTGGCGTCGCCGTCGCCGGCTGGTGGCTCTTTCGCTGGGTTCGCCGACCGCCCGGCGTGCGGCTCCGGAACCTGCTCGAGAGCTACGACGAGGTCGCGGTGCTGTTACACCCCAACCCCGACCCCGACGCGATGGCGTGTGCGATGGGGATCGCCGAGATCGCCTCGTCGGTCGGCACCGATCCGACCCTGCAGTTCCCCGGGGAGATCCGCCACCAGGAGAACCGCGCGTTTCGGACCGTTCTCGAACTCGACCTCGAGCGAGTCGAGGCGGCCTCGGAGCTTGCTGCAGACGCCGTCGTCCTCGTCGATCACAACACGCCACGCGGGTTCACGGGAGCCCAGCTCGTCGAACCCGTCGCCGTCGTCGACCACCATCCCGGGAACGGCACCGGAACCGAGTTCACCGACGTCCGGACCGACTACGGCGCGGCCTCGACGATCGTCGCCGAGTACTTCGAGGAACTGGACGTCCTCGCCGGCGAGACCGAACGCGAGGCCGGACCAGCGCTCTCGCCCGCGCTGGCGACGGGGCTGCTCTACGGTATCCAGTCGGATACGAACCGGCTGACCCGCGGTTGCTCGTGGGCCGAGTTCGACGCCTGCGGATACCTCTACGATGGGATCGACGAGGACGTCCTCGATCGGATCGCCAACCCCCAGGTCAGCGACGACGTCCTCAAGACGAAGGCCCGCGCGATCACCGAGCGCCGGGTCGAGGGCTCCTTCGCCGTCTGCGACGTCGGCGCGGTCGACAACGTCGACGCGATCTCCCAGGCCGCCGACGAGCTGCTCCAGCTCGAAGGGGTCACCGCGGTCGCCGTCTACGGCGAGTACGACGGGACGATCCACGTCTCGGGTCGGTCCCGCGACGATCGGGTCCACATGGGCGAGACGCTTCGCCACGCCGTCAGCGACGTTCCGATGGCCAACGCCGGCGGCCACGCCAGGATGGGCGGGGGTCAGATTCCGGTCGACCAC